A region of the Curtobacterium flaccumfaciens pv. betae genome:
CGGCGGACAGCGTCGCGTCACCGTGCCCGACCAGGGCGACGGTGTTCGCGGACTCCCGTGTGACGGTCGTCGGGATGCGGTGGTCACCCCCGAGCACGGAGAGCGCGGTCGCCGACGTCAGGGTCTTCATGACACTGCCCGTCTGGGCGGCCCGCTCGCCGTGCTTCGAGAACAGCACCTTGCCCGTCTCGGCGTCCATCACGTACCCCTCGAAGTCGCCGAGGCCGCTCGCCGACGCAGCCGTCGCGATCGAGCAGGTCCGGAGGGCGGACGGGCCGGCGAGGTCGTCCGGCACCGCGCGGGCGTCGGCGGTCGGCGTCGGGGACGGCTTCGCCGTCGGGCGCTTCGTGGTGGTCGTCCGGTCCGGAGCCGAGGACGCGGTCCGGGTCGAGCTCGGCGCGGCGGCAGTCCGGGAGTCGGGGGTCGTGGCCGCTGCGACGGCGACGGCACCACCGGAGCCGACCACGAGCAGCGCCGCGAGACCACCCGCGATCCAGGGGACCGGGCGTCGTGCGGCGGAGGCGCGCACCGCGGTGACGGCGGCGCGGAACCGCTCCGGGACGGAACGCGTGGTGGGCTGCTGCTCGGACATCGTGACCGATCCTACGGAACTGCGGCAGGAGCCTCCAGGCCGGGGACGGGATCCGTCGAGGACGGGTGCCGGATCAGGGAGCCGTGCCGGGACCGTCGGCGGGGTACCGGACCCCGACCAGGCGACGTGCCTCGTCCAGCACCGCCATGATCGCGACGGTCTCGTCCGGGTCCATCGGGCCGCCGTCGTGGCGGCCCGACGTGATCATCGTCTCGAAGGCGCGTGCCTCGTGCTCGTAGCCGGCGAGCTCCTCGCGACCGTCGAACTCCTCGACCACGGCGCCGTCGCGGTCGCGGATCCGCCAGGTGGTCGGCGTGTACCAGGTGGAGTCGAGGTCGATGCGGCCGGTCTCGCCGATGATCGACGCCGTGTTCGGGCTCCGCAGGTCCATCCCGAAGTGGATCATCGACTGCGCGCCGCCCGGGTGCGTCATCACCAGGCCCATCTGCTCGTCGACGCCCTGCTCGCTCAGCGTGCCCGCTGCGACGAGTGCGGTCGGCACGCCGAGCACGTCCACCGCGAAGGAGACCGGGTAGATCCCGAGGTCGAGCATCGCTCCCCCACCGAGTGCCGGGTCGCGCAGCCGGTGACCCGGGTCCGTCGGGAGGGCCTGGTGGTGGGTCGCCTCGACCACCATCGGGCGACCGATCCGACCCTCGGCGACGATCTCGCGGATCATCGCCATCTGCGGCAGGAAGCGGGTCCACATCGCCTCCATCACCGCGACGCCCGCGTGCCGAGCTGCGTCGACGACCGTACGGGCCTCCTCCGCGGTCATCGTGAAGGCCTTCTCGACCAGGACGTGCTTGCCCGCCCGGATCGCGAGCAGGGCGTCCTCGGCGTGCCGGACGTGCGGGGTGGCGACGTAGACCGCGTCGATGCGCTCGTCCGCCACCAGGTCCTCGTAGGAACCGTGGGACCGCTCGATGCCGAGCTCCGCGGCGAAGGCCTCGGCGTGTTCGCGGGTGCGGCTGCCCACGGCGGTGAACACGATGCCGGCCGCGGTGCAGTCACCCACGAAGGACCGTGCGATGCCGCCTGTGCCGATGACTCCCCAGCGAACCGTCATGGGTCCTGTCTACCAGCGCGAGGTGGGCCGCGGCGGCGCTGTCAGCGGCGGTGGACGCCTCGGGTCGTCAGCGGCGGTGTTTGCCGAGCGCCGCGTCCGGGGCGGCCATCGGATGGTTGCGGAACCAGCGCAGGAGCTCACGGGCACGGCTCGTGTCGGCGCTCGCGTCGCCCTCGGCGAGGAACGAGTCGAAGCCGTCGGGCAGGTCGGCGTCCGGTTCGCGGTGGAACGCCATCTTCCACTCGCCGAAGCGCCGGGTGTGGATGCGCTCCTCGACCAGCAGACCGACATCGGTGTGCCGCGGGTCGTCGATGATGCGCTGGTACGTCTCGAGCACGGCCGCCTCGGGGCCCTCGAGCAACTGCATGAACCGGCCGTCCTTGTAGACGAGCAGACCGGACAGGCCGGACGCGGTGTTGCGGACCCGTGCGTGCTCGAGCAGTGCGTCGAGCCGCTCCTGGTCGAACACCTCGTTCGCCGCGCTCATGTAGACCAGGGACAGCAGCATGACGACCTCTCGGTGACGACGGAACGTGTTCCCTCTCATCGTGGACCGCACCGAGCCCGTCGGGCAGCCCCAGAACGGGGATCGTTCCCGTCCGCGCGCCCGCGTCGAGGTTCGGGTCATCGACGCGAGCACACGGGTGTCGGGTCGTACGACCGGACTGATTCGGAGCCCCCGTCCGGGGGGATTGGTCACTCACCTGTCGTAGGTGCGGACCCAGTCGATCTGGACGTGCCCCGGGTCGCCCCAGTTGCCGGTCTGGAACATGTAACGGTGCGGAGTGGTGGGGACGTTGCGCGGCACCGTGAACACGAGCTTGCCGTCGAGGTAGTAGCTGACGCTCTTGCCCGGCACCCACTCGGTCGTGTAGGTGTGCCACTCGTTCCAGGACACCCGGGTGTTGTAGTGCTCGAAGCGGCGCTCCAGCCCGGGCAGCATCGAGTGGTGGAAGACACGGGGCGACCCGTCGAACTGTCCCTCCGGGTAGCTCAACTCGCCGTCGGCCCAGGCGTTCGACGTCGGCCACAGCATGACCGCGATCCCGTTGCCGTCTCCGCCGGTCGCCCGCGCTCGGATGCTGAAGGTGCCGCCGACGTGTGACCACGCGCCGGTGGGTGTGCCGAACGTTCCGGCAGCACCGTGCTCACCGTCCATCGCGACGTCCAGGTAGCCGTCGTGGGCGCTGACGACCTCGTTCGAGTAGTACTTGCCGCCGGTGCCGTCGGGGTACGGCTGCCACGAGTTCCGGTACGTCTCGGCGAAGGGGCCGCCGGCTGCGGCGGGGGTGTCGAAGTCCTCGGAGAAGGTCGGCTCGCGGTCCGCCAGGTACGCGGGGCCGGTCGCGGACGCCGTCGGGGTCGCGGACGAACCGGTGCTCGGCGACGAGGTCGACGCGGACGTCGCGACGGACTCGGGCACGGCTGCCGCGGTCACCGCGAGGGCTCCGGCGGTGGCGGCGACCACGACGATGACCAGGACACGCTTCAGCACTGCGTCATCGCCGGTGGAGCGCTGGGCTGGTGGTCGGTCATCGTGTCCCCCGTATCGCGGACAAGGCTAGCCCGCGATCACGCCCGACGTCTGCCCCTCGGGCGAGGGACACGGATTCGTCCGGAATACGAAAACCCCGGTCAGAGCCACTTCGAGTGGACCTGACCGGGGTGTTCACGGAGCCGCCTGTCGGAATCGAACCGACGACCTATTCATTACGAGTGAATCGCTCTACCGACTGAGCTAAGGCGGCGCACACTCCATGTCCGGAGTGGCACGAGCAATGACTATACAGGTTCAGACGAGTGAACGCGAAACCAGCACGCCGAGCTCGGCGAAGGACCGTTCGAGCTCGTCGACCAGGTGTGTCCCGGCTTCGGAACCCGACCACTCCCACCATGCGTGGCGCAGGGCGGCGAGGGCGACGATGGCCGCGAGACCGGCGCGGCGACGAAGCGCCTCAGGGTCCGCGGCGAGCTCCGGGTCGGCGTCTTCGAGCCGCCGTGCGACGGCCGCCTGCAGCTCCGCCTGGAACTCCTTCATGGACGCCATCCGACGGCTGAACAGCTCCGGGTTCGCGCGGAGGACCTGCTGACGCTCCTCGATGAGCCCGCGCTCCTCGATCAGTTCGCGCGTGGAGTGCACGAGCAGCGTGCCGATGTCCGCGAGCAGGTCACCGCTCGGACCACCGTCGACGAACGCCCGCAACGCCGCGTCGTCGGGCAGCTGCGGGTCGTCCCCGAGGATCGCCTGCTCCTTGCTCGGGAAGTAGTTGAAGAACGTCCGCGGCGAGACGTCGGCTCTCCGGGAGATCTCGTCCACCGTGACCGCGCCGAGGCCGTCCTCGAGGGCGATCCGGAGCGCAGCCTGCTGGATGGCGCGCCGGGTGGCGCGGCGCTTCCGTTCGCGCAGGCCGGG
Encoded here:
- a CDS encoding Gfo/Idh/MocA family protein — encoded protein: MTVRWGVIGTGGIARSFVGDCTAAGIVFTAVGSRTREHAEAFAAELGIERSHGSYEDLVADERIDAVYVATPHVRHAEDALLAIRAGKHVLVEKAFTMTAEEARTVVDAARHAGVAVMEAMWTRFLPQMAMIREIVAEGRIGRPMVVEATHHQALPTDPGHRLRDPALGGGAMLDLGIYPVSFAVDVLGVPTALVAAGTLSEQGVDEQMGLVMTHPGGAQSMIHFGMDLRSPNTASIIGETGRIDLDSTWYTPTTWRIRDRDGAVVEEFDGREELAGYEHEARAFETMITSGRHDGGPMDPDETVAIMAVLDEARRLVGVRYPADGPGTAP
- a CDS encoding BLUF domain-containing protein; the protein is MLLSLVYMSAANEVFDQERLDALLEHARVRNTASGLSGLLVYKDGRFMQLLEGPEAAVLETYQRIIDDPRHTDVGLLVEERIHTRRFGEWKMAFHREPDADLPDGFDSFLAEGDASADTSRARELLRWFRNHPMAAPDAALGKHRR
- a CDS encoding glycoside hydrolase family 16 protein, translating into MLKRVLVIVVVAATAGALAVTAAAVPESVATSASTSSPSTGSSATPTASATGPAYLADREPTFSEDFDTPAAAGGPFAETYRNSWQPYPDGTGGKYYSNEVVSAHDGYLDVAMDGEHGAAGTFGTPTGAWSHVGGTFSIRARATGGDGNGIAVMLWPTSNAWADGELSYPEGQFDGSPRVFHHSMLPGLERRFEHYNTRVSWNEWHTYTTEWVPGKSVSYYLDGKLVFTVPRNVPTTPHRYMFQTGNWGDPGHVQIDWVRTYDR
- a CDS encoding TetR/AcrR family transcriptional regulator, which produces MPDAEPGLRERKRRATRRAIQQAALRIALEDGLGAVTVDEISRRADVSPRTFFNYFPSKEQAILGDDPQLPDDAALRAFVDGGPSGDLLADIGTLLVHSTRELIEERGLIEERQQVLRANPELFSRRMASMKEFQAELQAAVARRLEDADPELAADPEALRRRAGLAAIVALAALRHAWWEWSGSEAGTHLVDELERSFAELGVLVSRSLV